The following are from one region of the Silene latifolia isolate original U9 population chromosome 9, ASM4854445v1, whole genome shotgun sequence genome:
- the LOC141600204 gene encoding pentatricopeptide repeat-containing protein At4g13650-like, whose amino-acid sequence MFGENVVEWTSKIRYWSHKGLYSRALSLFLKMQRAGIHPNPTTFSTVLTLCAKHGFNSYGLALHSLTLKYGYSKHLFVSSGLITVYFRSGRILDARKVFDEMPHRDGTVWNSVISGYGQSGLGHEACRLFCRLVRECVYGLGFVNDFTLASVINACGHVGRCRLGRSVHAYAMKVGFDSNKFVGSSLVDMYSKFKDLGCARSVFDHLRNRDIVVWNTMITGYAHNGYEEEAIDLFLKMELRGLSPNYTTFSAVINASSVMPDGVHGKYLHAKGLKFGYLLDVYVGTALVDMYAKCLIMTEAEQAFFEMRKKNVVSYNALITGYGLSGDHVKALETYILLRIEDMKPDDLTFLGLFTSVASSCASTEGIQIHSQSIKRGMDRFVLVGNSIVNFYSKCGLFDCAIRAFETVQGSHVVAWAAIISGLVQNNKGVKALEMFCEMHKLSKNADEFSSSSVIKAVASLGVIAQGRHLHSYVIKVGLSYQIFVGSSLIDMYSKCGAVEDAHKMFLEMPEKNIVSWNSVITGYAQNGFSKEAILLFHQIEKCNFLPNSVTFVGVLLACCHAGLVQEGRHYYQLMTSHFGISPSIEHCTCMVNLLGRSGYVAEAEEFLRNSPYKEELVIWKSLLASCEAHKDFNVAARVAEYCLHLNPDDSSTYTMLSNIYAVKHLWDEVGRTRDSMKMGDVAKEPGCSWIEVNY is encoded by the coding sequence ATGTTTGGTGAAAATGTGGTTGAATGGACTTCAAAGATCAGATACTGGTCACATAAAGGGCTATACAGTAGAGCCCTTTCATTGTTTCTTAAGATGCAAAGAGCTGGCATTCATCCAAATCCAACTACTTTTTCAACTGTCTTAACTCTTTGTGCTAAACATGGCTTCAACTCTTATGGTTTAGCCTTGCATAGTTTAACACTCAAGTATGGCTACTCCAAACACCTCTTTGTTTCTAGTGGCTTGATTACTGTGTACTTTCGATCCGGTCGGATATTGGATGCACGAaaagtgtttgatgaaatgcctcaTCGAGATGGCACTGTTTGGAATTCTGTCATATCCGGGTATGGCCAAAGTGGACTTGGTCATGAGGCTTGTAGGTTGTTTTGTCGTCTGGTTAGAGAATGTGTTTATGGTTTGGGTTTTGTTAACGATTTTACGCTTGCTAGTGTCATCAATGCTTGTGGCCATGTGGGTAGGTGTAGATTAGGGCGGAGTGTTCATGCTTATGCAATGAAAGTCGGGTTTGATTCTAATAAGTTTGTGGGTAGCTCTCTTGTGGATATGTATTCTAAATTCAAGGACTTGGGTTGTGCTCGTAGCGTTTTTGATCACTTGAGGAATCGGGATATTGTGGTGTGGAATACCATGATTACCGGGTATGCTCATAATGGTTATGAAGAGGAAGCTATTGATTTGTTCCTTAAAATGGAACTCCGAGGCCTTTCTCCTAATTATACCACATTTTCTGCTGTAATTAATGCTTCATCTGTAATGCCAGATGGTGTGCATGGTAAATATTTACATGCCAAAGGTTTGAAGTTTGGTTATCTATTGGATGTTTATGTAGGTACTGCGCTTGTTGATATGTACGCCAAGTGTCTGATTATGACTGAAGCCGAGCAAGCTTTCTTTGAGATGCGCAAGAAGAATGTGGTATCATATAATGCACTTATCACCGGTTATGGTTTGTCTGGTGACCATGTAAAGGCACTTGAAACGTATATCTTACTTAGAATCGAGGATATGAAACCTGATGATTTAACCTTTCTTGGCCTCTTTACATCCGTTGCTTCATCTTGTGCCTCTACTGAAGGGATACAAATTCACTCACAGTCAATCAAACGTGGAATGGATAGATTTGTTTTAGTAGGGAATTCAATCGTGAATTTCTATTCAAAATGTGGTCTTTTTGACTGTGCAATACGAGCGTTTGAGACTGTACAAGGGAGTCATGTTGTTGCTTGGGCTGCTATTATCTCCGGACTTGTCCAAAATAACAAAGGTGTCAAAGCTCTTGAGATGTTCTGTGAAATGCATAAGCTGTCCAAAAATGCAGATGAGTTTTCCTCTTCCAGTGTCATCAAGGCTGTGGCTAGCCTGGGTGTTATTGCACAAGGGAGACACTTGCATAGCTATGTGATAAAAGTGGGCCTTTCCTACCAAATATTTGTCGGAAGTTCACTGATCGACATGTATTCCAAATGTGGGGCGGTGGAAGATGCTCATAAAATGTTTTTGGAAATGCCTGAAAAAAACATTGTCTCTTGGAACTCTGTGATCACAGGTTATGCTCAAAATGGTTTCTCGAAGGAAGCAATACTCTTATTTCATCAAATAGAGAAGTGTAACTTCTTGCCTAATTCAGTAACATTTGTTGGAGTTCTTCTAGCTTGTTGTCATGCAGGACTTGTTCAAGAGGGAAGACACTATTACCAACTAATGACATCCCATTTTGGCATTTCACCTTCAATTGAACATTGCACTTGTATGGTGAACCTTTTAGGTCGTTCTGGTTATGTTGCTGAGGCAGAAGAGTTCCTTCGTAATTCACCTTATAAAGAGGAACTTGTGATATGGAAGTCTCTCCTTGCTTCCTGCGAAGCTCACAAAGATTTTAATGTTGCTGCTAGAGTTGCAGAGTATTGTTTGCATTTAAATCCAGATGATTCTTCTACTTATACCATGCTATCAAACATCTATGCTGTTAAACATTTGTGGGATGAGGTTGGAAGAACAAGGGATTCCATGAAAATGGGAGATGTTGCAAAGGAACCTGGGTGCAGCTGGATTGAAGTGAACTATTGA
- the LOC141600205 gene encoding uncharacterized protein LOC141600205 has product MFGSINFSRKGKHGKEGEREGIGVSFRPENFIPGLVIGFIFGLVLDLTKPLKPKTPPKSYVLGTNNQSRPSPTYGNPDEDLKMVLVVRQDLKMGPGKIASQCAHAAMGMYAELMQSQRSLLRQWEQCGQAKIVVTCKNLKEMTKLEQEAETIGLPTFVVADAGRTQVAAGSKTVLAIGPGRKTFVDSVTGKQRLL; this is encoded by the exons atgTTTGGTTCAATAAATTTTTCAAGAAAG GGGAAGCATGGTAAAGAAGGTGAAAGAGAAGGGATTGGTGTGAGTTTCAGGCCTGAAAATTTCATACCAGGTCTTGTTATTGGCTtcatttttgggttagttcttgacTTAACTAAGCCCCTCAAACCCAAAACCCCTCCCAAATCCTATGTTTTGGGTACTAATAATCAATCAAGACCTTCCCCTACTTATGGTAACCCTGATGAGGATCTCAAGATg GTTTTAGTTGTTAGGCAAGACCTTAAGATGGGACCTGGGAAGATTGCTTCTCAATGTGCTC ATGCTGCCATGGGCATGTATGCCGAACTCATGCAGAG CCAGAGGTCCCTGTTGAGGCAGTGGGAGCAATGCGGGCAAGCTAAAATAGTAGTCACATGCaagaatttaaaagaaat GACTAAGTTGGAGCAAGAAGCAGAAACTATTGGCCTTCCTACCTTTGTTGTTGCGGATGCTGGTCGAACACAG GTTGCAGCAGGTTCAAAGACAGTTCTTGCCATCGGACCCG GAAGAAAGACATTTGTGGATTCGGTGACGGGAAAGCAACGGCTTCTTTGA